A genomic region of Leptolyngbya sp. NIES-2104 contains the following coding sequences:
- a CDS encoding LuxR C-terminal-related transcriptional regulator: protein MALNTSNDFLLSVLEGLVDGILLVSPNGELMFANSAATQLCQKLNPKEHYPIEVWRSCEALIESREWYGDRPLVIESELQIEDHQTYRIRVQWLQLDEPCLLVRLEDQQRSLQSLAVTEAKKFGLTPREAEVWFLKRCNLSRKEIAARLFITIDTVKKHLGNIQSKRQAHQESWC, encoded by the coding sequence ATGGCTCTAAATACTTCTAATGATTTCCTGTTGTCTGTGCTTGAAGGTTTAGTCGATGGTATTTTGCTGGTCAGTCCGAATGGTGAATTAATGTTTGCTAATTCTGCTGCCACCCAACTGTGCCAAAAACTAAACCCGAAAGAGCACTATCCTATTGAGGTCTGGCGTTCCTGCGAAGCGTTGATTGAAAGTCGCGAATGGTATGGCGATCGACCACTCGTGATCGAGTCCGAACTGCAAATTGAAGATCATCAAACCTATCGAATCCGAGTTCAATGGTTGCAGTTAGATGAGCCTTGTCTGCTCGTTCGTTTGGAAGATCAACAGCGATCGCTACAAAGTCTTGCCGTCACCGAAGCGAAAAAATTCGGTCTGACTCCAAGAGAAGCCGAAGTCTGGTTTCTCAAACGCTGTAATCTATCTCGAAAAGAGATTGCGGCTCGATTGTTTATTACGATCGATACTGTGAAAAAACATTTAGGTAATATCCAATCAAAACGTCAGGCGCACCAAGAAAGTTGGTGTTAG
- the pdhA gene encoding pyruvate dehydrogenase (acetyl-transferring) E1 component subunit alpha: MVQERAFPAFQTVPAQVTREEGLMLYEDMVLGRFFEDKCAEMYYRGKMFGFVHLYNGQEAVSTGVIRAMRPGEDYVCSTYRDHVHALSCGVPAREVMAELFGKATGCSKGRGGSMHLFSAEHRLLGGFAFIGEGIPVATGAAFQSKYRREVMGDETADQVTAAFFGDGTTNNGQFFECLNMAALWKLPIIFVVENNKWAIGMAHDRASSQTEIYKKASVFGMPGYEVDGMDVLAVRGVAQEAVRRARAGEGPTLIECLTYRFRGHSLADPDELRSKEEKEAWLARDPLKKFSSYLIEQNLVSQSEIKEIEKKVQALVEDAVKFGLESPEPDPSELYKYIFAED; this comes from the coding sequence ATGGTTCAAGAAAGAGCATTTCCGGCATTTCAAACAGTGCCCGCACAAGTGACCCGCGAAGAAGGGTTGATGCTGTATGAGGATATGGTGTTGGGTCGCTTTTTTGAAGATAAGTGTGCCGAAATGTACTATCGCGGCAAGATGTTCGGATTCGTTCACTTATATAACGGTCAAGAAGCGGTTTCAACGGGTGTAATTCGGGCGATGCGTCCGGGTGAAGATTATGTTTGCAGCACGTATCGCGATCACGTTCACGCGCTGTCGTGTGGTGTTCCCGCGCGGGAAGTGATGGCGGAATTGTTCGGTAAGGCGACTGGATGCAGTAAAGGTCGCGGCGGTTCGATGCACTTGTTTTCGGCGGAACACCGTTTGCTGGGCGGATTTGCGTTTATCGGTGAAGGGATTCCGGTGGCGACTGGGGCAGCGTTCCAGTCGAAGTATCGGCGGGAAGTGATGGGCGATGAAACTGCGGATCAGGTCACGGCTGCATTTTTTGGTGATGGCACGACGAATAACGGACAGTTCTTTGAATGTCTGAATATGGCGGCGTTGTGGAAGTTGCCGATCATTTTCGTGGTTGAGAATAACAAATGGGCGATCGGGATGGCGCACGATCGGGCCAGTTCGCAAACTGAGATTTACAAGAAAGCCAGCGTGTTTGGAATGCCCGGTTATGAAGTGGACGGCATGGATGTGCTGGCGGTTCGGGGAGTCGCGCAGGAAGCGGTGAGACGGGCGAGAGCGGGCGAAGGTCCGACGTTGATTGAGTGTTTGACGTATCGATTTCGGGGGCATTCGTTGGCTGATCCGGATGAACTGCGATCGAAAGAGGAAAAAGAGGCGTGGTTGGCGCGTGATCCCCTGAAGAAGTTTTCTTCGTATTTGATTGAGCAGAATTTGGTCAGTCAGAGCGAGATCAAGGAGATTGAGAAGAAAGTGCAGGCGTTGGTGGAAGATGCGGTGAAGTTTGGATTGGAAAGTCCTGAGCCTGATCCGAGCGAATTGTATAAGTACATTTTTGCTGAGGATTAG